A single Defluviitalea saccharophila DNA region contains:
- the phnD gene encoding phosphate/phosphite/phosphonate ABC transporter substrate-binding protein: protein MSSKTKFYLLSVLGFILIHSITYFIHLKFPWEIMISVIGSLGVIFAAEQVFSRNRDHKEIKSPKDLKPASSKHTVEDGLDDTLFNIAENMGFDSQQLLWLSQDNINTFEKLANISYEIEKYCQQNAANSQEINASINELANIAINLNNSVIDIEKHSEVSIQMLDHNKAKISSIGDFIKSLTDVITSALDTNAELRNSSKTINEIGDYIKKISSQTNLLALNAAIEAARAGEAGKGFSVVATEIRKLAEQTDGAITVIEDAVSTILEKIEQSNQAMGEINEKMNNVDIVVKESSTVIDEISTILIEVRTNLKDLTELSSIQKNTATEIEKAVEDVAYAVEDTHNVTYKSIQMVDLQNKKNKEILAYCNKISELAEDLQEEAVQFKKTNEIIFGVNPFLEPQSIRKMYVPILERVCESIGYKARIIIVRNYDALSEAIDRGIIDIGWFSPFAYVNARKKYGVKPVVTPKVDGKSFYNGYIIARKDGSVKSIYDLKGKSFGYVDKNSASGYLYARDILKNNNMNPDTIFSKAVFLGNHDNVINAVLQREIDAGATYNEALEKAQASGIPVGEISIISKTEDIPKDALAARKDMPDEMIAKLKKAFIEFKNYEGIETKVQGFIESMDSQYDIIRKLNQN from the coding sequence GAATAGGGACCATAAAGAAATTAAATCACCAAAGGATTTAAAGCCTGCATCTTCAAAACATACTGTAGAAGATGGGCTTGATGATACATTATTTAATATTGCAGAGAATATGGGGTTTGATTCTCAACAATTATTATGGCTTTCTCAGGATAATATCAATACTTTTGAAAAGTTAGCCAATATATCTTATGAGATTGAAAAATATTGCCAGCAAAATGCTGCAAATTCTCAGGAGATTAATGCGAGTATCAATGAGCTGGCAAATATCGCTATAAATCTTAACAACAGTGTCATTGATATAGAAAAACACTCGGAAGTTTCTATACAGATGCTTGATCATAATAAAGCAAAGATTAGCAGTATAGGAGATTTTATAAAAAGTTTAACCGATGTGATTACGAGTGCCTTAGATACCAATGCTGAACTTAGAAATTCTTCAAAAACGATTAATGAGATCGGAGATTATATTAAAAAGATTTCCAGTCAAACCAATTTGCTCGCATTAAATGCCGCAATAGAAGCGGCTAGAGCAGGGGAAGCAGGCAAAGGCTTTTCTGTTGTAGCCACTGAGATTCGTAAACTTGCAGAACAAACCGATGGCGCCATAACTGTTATTGAAGATGCGGTAAGTACTATTCTTGAAAAAATTGAGCAGTCCAACCAAGCCATGGGTGAAATTAATGAAAAAATGAATAACGTAGATATCGTTGTTAAGGAGTCTTCTACGGTAATTGATGAAATCAGTACAATCCTGATAGAAGTAAGAACCAATTTAAAAGACCTTACCGAGCTTTCTTCTATACAGAAAAATACAGCAACAGAAATTGAAAAAGCTGTGGAAGACGTTGCATATGCCGTAGAGGATACCCATAATGTAACCTATAAATCCATCCAGATGGTAGATTTACAAAACAAGAAGAACAAAGAAATCCTCGCCTATTGTAATAAGATCAGCGAACTTGCAGAAGATTTACAAGAAGAAGCAGTGCAATTTAAGAAGACCAATGAAATTATATTCGGTGTGAACCCATTTTTAGAACCACAAAGTATAAGAAAAATGTATGTTCCTATACTGGAGCGGGTATGTGAAAGCATTGGTTATAAGGCAAGAATTATTATTGTTAGAAATTATGATGCCTTAAGTGAAGCGATTGATCGAGGGATTATTGATATTGGATGGTTTTCCCCCTTTGCCTATGTGAATGCCCGTAAAAAATATGGTGTCAAGCCGGTAGTAACACCAAAAGTGGATGGAAAGAGTTTTTATAACGGTTATATTATTGCAAGAAAAGATGGGTCGGTTAAAAGCATCTATGATCTTAAAGGAAAATCCTTCGGATATGTGGATAAGAATAGTGCATCAGGATATTTATATGCAAGGGATATCCTTAAAAACAACAATATGAATCCGGATACGATTTTTAGTAAAGCAGTTTTCCTGGGCAACCATGACAATGTAATCAATGCAGTTTTGCAGAGGGAAATAGATGCAGGCGCTACCTATAACGAAGCTCTTGAAAAGGCTCAGGCTAGTGGTATTCCTGTAGGTGAAATTAGTATTATTTCAAAGACAGAGGATATTCCAAAGGATGCCCTGGCAGCGAGAAAAGATATGCCGGATGAGATGATTGCAAAGCTTAAAAAAGCATTTATTGAATTTAAAAATTATGAAGGGATAGAAACAAAAGTACAAGGCTTTATTGAAAGTATGGATTCTCAATACGATATTATCAGGAAATTAAATCAGAATTAA
- the tadA gene encoding tRNA adenosine(34) deaminase TadA encodes MEDLDIYYMKEALILAQKAFQIDEVPIGAIITYNNQIIGRGYNQRNTKKNPLAHAEIQAIEEAAAFLGDWRLEGCTMYVTLEPCPMCAGAIVQARMDKVVFGARNPKAGCGGSILNILQEKSFNHQVEIIEGVCLEECSSILKTFFANMRLKRE; translated from the coding sequence ATGGAAGATTTGGATATTTACTATATGAAAGAAGCTTTGATACTGGCACAAAAAGCTTTTCAAATAGATGAAGTACCGATTGGAGCCATTATTACTTATAATAACCAAATCATAGGCAGAGGATACAACCAAAGAAATACAAAGAAAAATCCCTTAGCCCACGCAGAAATTCAGGCTATAGAAGAAGCTGCCGCTTTTTTAGGGGATTGGCGTCTTGAGGGTTGTACGATGTATGTGACTTTAGAACCCTGCCCTATGTGTGCCGGTGCCATTGTTCAAGCCAGAATGGATAAGGTGGTCTTTGGAGCCCGGAATCCTAAAGCAGGCTGTGGGGGTTCTATCCTTAATATCTTACAGGAAAAATCGTTCAATCATCAGGTAGAGATTATCGAAGGTGTCTGTTTAGAAGAATGCAGCAGCATTTTAAAAACATTTTTTGCAAATATGAGACTCAAAAGGGAATAA
- a CDS encoding DivIVA domain-containing protein produces MSKDFAIVRKGYDPEQVDSYIATLQNQINSYKEKEQAINQAIVSAQIISEQLISNAKQEAEQIKKDAKIRLSKMQNMLDKAEEELKTFQDEYKKLISKYLTQLDENNIHSLMDELHSIRELFVLKEEDTEEKNFEGTQAQNLFEKVNTEFSQGISKEEMDSLFGKDL; encoded by the coding sequence ATGAGTAAAGATTTTGCTATAGTCCGCAAGGGGTATGACCCAGAACAGGTTGATTCGTACATTGCAACACTACAAAATCAAATTAATAGCTACAAAGAAAAAGAACAGGCTATCAATCAAGCTATCGTAAGCGCTCAGATCATTTCAGAACAACTGATATCCAATGCTAAACAGGAAGCAGAACAAATTAAAAAAGACGCCAAAATCCGTCTTTCGAAAATGCAGAATATGCTTGATAAAGCAGAAGAAGAGCTAAAAACTTTCCAGGATGAATACAAAAAATTAATCTCAAAGTATCTTACTCAATTGGATGAGAATAATATTCATTCTTTAATGGATGAACTTCATTCCATACGGGAATTATTTGTTCTAAAAGAAGAAGATACGGAAGAAAAAAACTTTGAGGGAACCCAAGCTCAAAATTTATTTGAAAAAGTGAATACAGAATTCTCTCAGGGAATCTCTAAAGAAGAAATGGATTCTTTATTTGGTAAGGATCTATAA